The Methanobacterium lacus genome includes a region encoding these proteins:
- a CDS encoding DUF61 family protein, with translation MTTDFSRGDKLVKKQILILNKHLPRKRKFLEELLKEDKPHVIGADGTRHRFKREELERISGILGKSNFNKLKLPIYIEIDSNASGSRIAGKYESEVVCKILEIDNCETEMYIYRADLKKLRSILPTTTQYIFLVR, from the coding sequence ATGACAACTGATTTCAGCAGGGGAGACAAACTTGTTAAAAAACAGATCCTGATTCTGAACAAGCATTTGCCCCGTAAAAGAAAATTTCTCGAAGAACTTTTAAAAGAAGATAAGCCACATGTTATTGGTGCTGATGGGACCAGACACAGGTTTAAAAGGGAAGAACTCGAGAGGATTTCCGGAATATTAGGGAAATCTAACTTCAATAAGCTGAAACTTCCAATTTATATTGAAATAGATTCTAATGCTTCGGGTTCTAGAATAGCAGGAAAATATGAATCAGAAGTAGTTTGTAAGATTCTTGAGATTGATAACTGTGAAACTGAGATGTATATTTACAGGGCAGATTTAAAGAAACTTCGAAGTATACTCCCAACAACCACCCAATACATATTTTTAGTGAGGTAA
- a CDS encoding V-type ATP synthase subunit D gives MAQEMIEGINPTRMELLKLKDREKLAVKGHSLLKEKRNALIMEFFNILERVKGSREDVERTLKEAYEDLTAAQIVMGDLAVKKAALSVNESINIDIDSRSVMGVVVPLVDSEIKERSMVERGYGFLETSAKIDEAASKFEKAIKLIIELGEIEKTIILLAAEIESTKRRVNALEHIIVPRIENTVKYIEMRLEEMERENFVRLKMIKKTMEME, from the coding sequence ATGGCTCAAGAAATGATAGAAGGCATCAATCCAACAAGGATGGAACTTCTTAAACTTAAAGATAGAGAAAAACTCGCAGTAAAAGGGCACAGTTTACTTAAAGAGAAAAGAAACGCCCTTATTATGGAGTTTTTCAATATACTCGAACGTGTCAAGGGATCAAGGGAAGATGTTGAAAGAACATTGAAAGAAGCCTATGAAGACTTGACAGCAGCACAGATTGTAATGGGTGATTTGGCTGTTAAAAAAGCTGCCCTGTCTGTTAACGAATCTATAAATATCGACATCGACTCTAGAAGTGTGATGGGTGTTGTAGTTCCATTGGTTGATTCAGAAATTAAAGAACGTAGCATGGTAGAAAGGGGATATGGATTCCTTGAAACCTCGGCTAAAATTGATGAAGCTGCAAGTAAATTTGAAAAGGCTATTAAACTCATAATAGAACTTGGAGAAATAGAGAAAACCATCATTCTCTTAGCTGCAGAAATTGAATCCACCAAACGAAGGGTTAACGCACTTGAACATATCATCGTTCCAAGAATCGAGAATACAGTTAAGTACATCGAGATGCGGCTCGAAGAAATGGAAAGAGAAAACTTCGTAAGGCTTAAAATGATCAAAAAGACCATGGAGATGGAATAA
- a CDS encoding CRISPR-associated protein Cas4: protein MVSSRSKPHPSISQVKIIADKNNFPISWLNKQGFCEYGIFLENVKGIEIKPTKAMVEGTQEHLILENNFKKDAEPATFDEMLETSKTGEILSRELPVISEKFGIRGFIDEVWMTPDEFIIIDDKPGRVAYSSSINQVYGYCLAFKDMVPEKRRIIASLRERGTDNIFWSSYFDKKAEMDVKNLINRVHGLLNGKIDFIPTKNPNKCRGCRFNNLCDKKSIF from the coding sequence ATGGTCAGTTCAAGATCAAAACCACATCCATCCATAAGTCAGGTTAAAATAATTGCTGATAAAAACAACTTCCCAATCAGCTGGCTCAACAAACAGGGATTTTGTGAGTATGGTATCTTCCTTGAAAATGTGAAGGGAATAGAAATTAAACCAACTAAAGCAATGGTTGAAGGTACTCAGGAACATCTGATCCTTGAAAACAACTTCAAAAAAGATGCTGAACCTGCAACATTTGATGAAATGTTGGAAACATCTAAAACTGGTGAGATACTATCGAGGGAACTGCCAGTAATCTCTGAAAAATTCGGGATCAGGGGTTTCATTGATGAAGTTTGGATGACTCCCGATGAATTCATAATAATTGATGATAAACCTGGAAGAGTTGCTTACTCATCAAGCATAAACCAAGTTTACGGGTACTGCCTGGCATTCAAGGACATGGTCCCTGAAAAAAGGAGAATTATTGCATCGTTAAGAGAAAGAGGTACCGATAATATTTTCTGGTCTTCTTACTTCGATAAAAAGGCAGAAATGGATGTTAAAAACTTGATTAATCGCGTCCACGGACTTTTAAATGGAAAAATTGATTTTATCCCCACAAAAAACCCTAATAAATGTAGGGGATGCAGATTCAATAACCTCTGTGACAAAAAATCCATATTTTAG
- a CDS encoding YkgJ family cysteine cluster protein — protein MLLEELHDRDYIDSLFKQYQELADEQPNLNSELFIFEKMVSKRVKKFLKKSNRLKDVEKKDLKEIVHFSSIVFTEGSLVAALRLDLCNRCGWCCENCSPIYITAEEYESYQKSENIMAGEMVPHEDGYRFEQDRPCEHFIRSTKKCDIYNERPAVCKAYPIMIRDEKYVFTPNHFCKYAVEFVVQKAITEVTTCLKIREDPEFLEKLKKQMETQIPDDADNLDERVKKWNKIAEELDDL, from the coding sequence ATGTTATTAGAAGAGTTACATGATCGAGATTATATAGATTCATTGTTTAAACAGTACCAGGAACTTGCAGATGAACAACCTAATTTAAATTCAGAACTGTTTATTTTCGAAAAAATGGTATCAAAAAGGGTTAAAAAGTTTTTAAAGAAATCTAATCGTTTGAAAGATGTTGAAAAAAAGGATTTAAAGGAGATCGTTCATTTTTCTTCCATTGTCTTTACCGAAGGATCGTTAGTGGCAGCTTTGAGATTGGATCTCTGTAACAGATGTGGATGGTGTTGTGAAAATTGTTCTCCAATCTACATAACAGCAGAGGAATATGAATCTTACCAGAAATCAGAAAATATCATGGCAGGTGAGATGGTACCCCATGAAGATGGTTACAGGTTTGAACAAGACAGACCATGTGAACATTTCATAAGGTCTACAAAGAAGTGTGATATTTACAATGAAAGACCTGCAGTTTGTAAGGCCTATCCAATCATGATCAGGGATGAAAAATATGTATTTACACCAAACCACTTCTGCAAGTACGCAGTTGAATTTGTGGTGCAGAAGGCTATTACAGAAGTTACAACTTGCCTTAAAATCCGTGAAGACCCAGAATTCCTTGAAAAACTTAAAAAACAGATGGAAACCCAAATTCCTGATGATGCGGATAATTTGGATGAACGAGTTAAAAAATGGAATAAAATAGCAGAAGAACTCGATGATCTGTGA
- a CDS encoding UbiA family prenyltransferase — MILSIELKNHYSNFLSKIIQELVHGGYLTALGAPSLVLTTMIITNSEVNIPLLVISYLLPLIVYSFDYMRDLEKDLETNSERSKHLLKKKKFYPFLLAFYISILILLLLMFSGMNLVIFIGLITMGGLLYATALKSLTKKIPVFKNVYTVLTWSLGGTMFVSLFFSIPFSVPFLVVFIFINLKGMINAIFFDLKDYISDSKEGLKTLPVMLGRRNAINCLHILNVLAVIPLVLGVYYRIIPIISLSLIIFFFYSFYYLRTAQNADNDKVWVKLGSIADFEFMFWPLILISCMLVSNII, encoded by the coding sequence ATGATTTTAAGTATTGAATTAAAAAATCATTATTCGAATTTTCTTTCCAAGATCATTCAAGAACTGGTACATGGAGGCTATTTAACAGCTTTAGGAGCACCATCATTAGTTCTTACCACGATGATCATCACCAATTCTGAGGTAAATATTCCACTTCTGGTCATTTCTTATCTTCTTCCATTGATTGTTTACAGCTTTGACTACATGAGGGATCTAGAGAAGGATCTTGAAACCAATTCTGAAAGATCAAAACATCTACTGAAGAAAAAAAAGTTCTACCCTTTCCTACTGGCGTTCTATATTTCCATTTTAATCCTGCTTCTTTTAATGTTTTCAGGCATGAATTTAGTTATTTTCATTGGATTGATAACCATGGGCGGTTTGTTATACGCAACTGCTCTGAAAAGTCTTACAAAAAAAATTCCAGTGTTTAAAAATGTTTACACTGTGTTAACTTGGTCACTGGGAGGTACCATGTTTGTATCTCTTTTCTTCTCAATCCCCTTTTCAGTTCCCTTTCTTGTTGTATTCATATTTATAAATCTCAAGGGAATGATCAATGCCATATTTTTCGATCTGAAGGACTATATTTCGGATTCTAAGGAAGGGCTGAAAACATTGCCTGTAATGCTTGGTAGAAGAAATGCAATTAATTGTTTGCATATTTTAAATGTGCTGGCAGTTATACCACTTGTTTTAGGAGTTTATTATCGGATAATTCCGATCATAAGCCTTTCATTAATAATATTTTTCTTTTACAGCTTCTATTATCTTAGAACTGCACAAAATGCTGATAATGATAAAGTTTGGGTTAAATTGGGTTCAATTGCAGATTTTGAATTCATGTTTTGGCCACTAATTCTCATATCTTGTATGCTGGTTAGCAACATCATCTAA
- a CDS encoding DUF22 domain-containing protein, translating to MRIITRLDAVKKELAQAKAEKLDFQVGSISGNLRAIIANEDMEFQSGNIKSIEIKEIPIPANYLSYLSGYGSNSYGHTLAVDEEIPLPLSMERKADHAMFAAAKDCEIKKDDLLGVLILLPVHLTH from the coding sequence TTGAGGATTATAACCCGGTTAGATGCCGTTAAGAAAGAGCTTGCACAAGCAAAAGCTGAAAAGCTTGACTTTCAGGTAGGATCTATTTCAGGTAACCTAAGGGCAATAATTGCTAATGAGGATATGGAATTTCAATCAGGAAATATTAAATCCATTGAAATTAAGGAAATTCCAATTCCAGCTAATTATTTGAGTTACTTAAGTGGTTATGGATCAAACAGCTACGGTCATACCCTAGCAGTTGATGAAGAAATTCCTCTACCTTTAAGCATGGAAAGAAAAGCTGATCATGCAATGTTTGCTGCAGCAAAGGATTGTGAAATAAAAAAAGATGATCTTCTAGGGGTTTTAATACTCTTACCAGTGCATCTTACCCATTAA
- a CDS encoding PAS domain-containing protein — translation MPEKERFKEIFDKSPIGILIYGSDGKLEDANRSALKIVGCNLDTLLGMDLFYYPKIQEKLADLDKTGPIKFQGRLKEHVKDAEQICQNSSLYAQFYISSIESGYLVEIQDITEKNEEKEKILANEKKYQSFFEDDLTGDFIAKPDGTILDCNHSFIEIYGFKNREIALKSNMSRFNPEDWINLIEDLTEDHKIKGHQTIHIRSDGTVIHVVANIVGIFNDSNKLVEIKGYVFDDTERKKAEQFLKESKEKYHKLFDEDLTGDFIATLDGKILECNPAFADIYGFYDRDKAAKSNISKFNSFDWPYMITRLKRERKLLGFQSWQRRSDGMRIHVVANLVGIFNDENEMIQVKGYMFDDTERKKAEEEVKRSKSQMTEILDSIQDGFVALSQYWHFTYVNHCAEEFFNADYDDLIGQNLWETFPELIGSAIESGFKKANDNHEIQHFESRGLKGSEKWYDFSVYPSSDGISAYWREIKPTEKKSD, via the coding sequence ATGCCAGAGAAAGAACGATTTAAAGAAATATTTGATAAATCCCCAATTGGAATTTTAATTTATGGATCAGATGGTAAGTTGGAGGATGCAAATAGATCAGCACTGAAAATTGTTGGTTGCAATCTGGACACTCTTTTAGGAATGGATCTGTTTTACTACCCAAAAATTCAGGAAAAACTAGCAGACCTGGATAAAACAGGTCCGATCAAGTTCCAAGGAAGATTAAAAGAACATGTTAAGGATGCAGAGCAAATATGCCAAAATTCTTCATTGTACGCCCAATTTTATATTTCCTCCATTGAATCTGGATACTTGGTTGAAATTCAAGATATAACAGAAAAAAATGAAGAAAAAGAAAAAATACTTGCCAATGAAAAGAAGTATCAAAGTTTTTTTGAAGATGATTTAACAGGAGATTTCATAGCTAAACCTGATGGAACGATTTTAGATTGTAATCATTCCTTCATCGAAATATATGGATTTAAAAATCGTGAAATCGCCTTGAAATCGAATATGTCAAGATTTAACCCTGAAGATTGGATAAATTTAATCGAAGATCTTACTGAGGATCATAAGATCAAGGGCCATCAAACTATACATATTCGATCTGATGGAACTGTAATCCATGTAGTAGCAAATATTGTTGGTATTTTTAACGATTCAAACAAGCTCGTTGAGATCAAGGGTTATGTCTTCGATGATACTGAAAGAAAAAAGGCTGAACAGTTCCTCAAGGAAAGTAAAGAGAAGTATCATAAATTGTTTGATGAGGATTTAACTGGGGATTTTATTGCTACTCTTGATGGGAAAATATTGGAATGTAACCCTGCCTTTGCAGATATATATGGATTTTACGATAGGGATAAAGCAGCTAAGAGTAATATTTCTAAGTTTAACTCATTTGACTGGCCATATATGATCACCCGTTTAAAAAGAGAAAGAAAATTATTGGGATTTCAAAGTTGGCAGAGAAGATCTGATGGTATGAGAATTCATGTTGTAGCCAATCTTGTAGGTATTTTTAACGATGAAAATGAAATGATACAAGTAAAGGGGTACATGTTTGATGACACTGAAAGAAAAAAGGCTGAAGAAGAGGTTAAAAGAAGTAAAAGTCAGATGACTGAAATATTAGACAGTATACAAGATGGATTTGTTGCATTAAGTCAATACTGGCATTTTACTTATGTTAATCATTGTGCAGAAGAATTTTTTAACGCTGATTATGATGATCTTATTGGTCAAAATCTATGGGAAACCTTCCCTGAGTTAATTGGATCTGCAATTGAATCTGGATTTAAAAAAGCCAATGATAACCATGAAATTCAGCATTTTGAATCCAGAGGATTAAAAGGTTCTGAAAAATGGTATGATTTCAGTGTTTATCCCTCTTCTGATGGAATATCAGCCTATTGGAGAGAGATTAAACCAACGGAAAAAAAATCAGATTAA
- a CDS encoding sensor histidine kinase gives MNIYSYVSLSAFFLCFFLGNFIYHKNSRSQLNIMIAVLCFLVGFLAFTEFQYRQTTDFQTAYLWLKLSGLWPLVPPVILHISLIFTGKTEVLKNKLTYLLMYVPAIIISIYAVTTNLLLQGILKEYWGWTYIFPQNSAIFNVMSIWTLTCVLIAGGLCLFYYVRTRNVEKLQAKYLIAGLYFPLIISMVSDLVLPSMSIRIPETTIVMSTVGLSFISYGVWKYRFPALTAAIAADEIVSTMSSFLIMLDPQMNVVNINKATTELFGYGKSEIIGKPVKCLFAEKTMTLKDLLDTSTDSIINIETVIKTKNGSSVPVIISKSVIRSDMGTVLGIVCIGNNIIDIKNAEDKIKTSLQEKELLLRELHHRVKNNLQIISSLINLQSQGIKNKEDLEIFRESQSRVKSMAIIHEKLYQSTDLSNINFRDYIQSLVSYLVSYYSKEMIKIEMDVNEDLVLNMDTAVPCGLIINELFINSLKHAFEGRSNGRITIKLSLDDETPECYVLEVADNGVGLPPDVDLNNPQKLGLQLVVSLTNQLDGKIFVDTKDGTKFTIKFRELIYKQRLIKSK, from the coding sequence ATGAACATATACTCATACGTATCTTTGTCAGCTTTTTTCCTTTGTTTCTTCTTGGGCAATTTCATTTATCATAAAAATTCAAGAAGCCAACTAAATATCATGATTGCTGTTTTATGTTTTTTAGTAGGTTTTCTTGCGTTTACTGAATTTCAGTACAGGCAGACTACAGATTTCCAAACAGCTTACTTGTGGCTTAAATTGAGCGGGTTATGGCCATTGGTTCCCCCTGTTATACTTCACATTTCCCTAATATTCACTGGAAAAACAGAAGTACTAAAAAACAAACTTACCTACCTTTTGATGTATGTTCCAGCGATAATAATCTCAATTTATGCTGTAACCACCAACCTGTTACTCCAAGGAATTCTTAAGGAGTACTGGGGTTGGACCTATATCTTTCCCCAAAATTCGGCCATATTTAATGTTATGAGTATATGGACCTTGACATGTGTTCTCATAGCTGGAGGGCTCTGTTTATTCTACTATGTTCGAACTAGAAATGTTGAGAAGTTACAGGCCAAATATCTGATTGCAGGGTTATATTTTCCCCTCATTATCAGCATGGTTAGTGATCTTGTACTACCTTCCATGTCCATAAGAATCCCCGAAACAACTATTGTAATGTCCACGGTGGGTTTAAGTTTCATAAGTTACGGTGTCTGGAAATATAGATTCCCAGCTTTAACAGCTGCAATTGCAGCTGATGAAATAGTTTCGACCATGTCTAGTTTTCTTATCATGTTAGACCCTCAGATGAATGTTGTAAACATAAACAAAGCCACAACCGAGTTGTTTGGTTATGGAAAATCCGAAATTATTGGAAAACCAGTTAAATGCTTGTTTGCTGAAAAAACTATGACTCTTAAGGATCTACTGGACACTTCAACAGATTCAATAATCAACATTGAGACCGTTATTAAAACAAAGAATGGCAGTAGCGTGCCTGTAATTATCTCAAAATCCGTTATCAGGAGCGATATGGGAACTGTTCTGGGCATAGTTTGCATAGGTAACAACATTATAGACATAAAGAATGCAGAGGATAAAATTAAGACATCTCTACAAGAAAAGGAATTGTTACTGAGGGAACTCCATCATAGAGTGAAAAATAATTTACAAATTATTTCGAGCCTCATAAATCTCCAGTCCCAGGGAATTAAAAACAAAGAAGATCTTGAAATATTCAGGGAGAGCCAAAGTAGAGTTAAATCAATGGCAATTATTCATGAGAAGCTTTACCAATCCACCGATCTTTCAAATATTAACTTCAGAGACTACATTCAAAGTTTGGTCAGTTACCTGGTATCTTACTACTCCAAGGAAATGATAAAAATTGAAATGGATGTCAACGAAGATCTGGTCCTAAACATGGATACAGCAGTGCCTTGTGGTCTAATAATCAATGAATTATTTATAAATTCTTTAAAACATGCATTTGAAGGAAGAAGCAACGGTAGAATAACTATAAAACTAAGTTTGGATGATGAAACTCCAGAATGCTACGTCTTGGAAGTGGCTGATAATGGTGTAGGACTACCTCCCGATGTGGATCTCAACAATCCACAGAAACTTGGTCTACAACTTGTTGTTTCGCTGACCAATCAGCTTGATGGAAAAATATTCGTTGATACTAAAGATGGTACAAAATTCACCATTAAATTCAGGGAATTAATTTACAAACAAAGACTCATAAAATCTAAGTAA
- a CDS encoding ATP synthase subunit B: MNTNIKTREYTTVSEVSGPLMIVEGVEGVAYSEIVDIETPAGEKRRGQVLEVKDDLAVVQVFEGTSDLNTLTTKVRFTGETAKLGVSPDMLGRIFNGTGVPIDGGPEIIPDQELDINGNPMNPSAREFPAEFIETGISTIDGMNTLVRGQKLPIFSGSGLPHNELAAQIARQAKVVGEETEFAVIFAAMGITHEEANYFMRDFERTGALERVTVFMNLADDPAIERIITPKMALTTAEYFAFELNMHVLVILTDLTNYCEALREISAARDEVPGRRGYPGYMYTDLATMYERAGRIVGKEGSITQMPILVMPQDDITHPIPDLTGYITEGQIVLSRDLFRKGIYPPVDVLPSLSRLMSGGIGEGQTREDHSGVSDQLYSAYAEGRDLRDLMAVVGEEALTERDRKFLTFADEFEKLFITQTSDEDRSIQETLDLGWQLLGLLPEAELKRVKAEHIPKYHPNYK; the protein is encoded by the coding sequence ATGAACACAAATATCAAAACAAGGGAATATACTACCGTCTCTGAAGTTTCAGGCCCTCTGATGATTGTTGAAGGTGTTGAAGGAGTAGCTTACAGCGAAATAGTAGACATTGAAACACCCGCAGGGGAAAAACGAAGGGGACAGGTTCTTGAAGTTAAAGACGACCTTGCTGTTGTGCAGGTTTTCGAAGGAACCAGTGACCTAAACACTTTAACAACCAAGGTGAGGTTCACAGGAGAAACAGCAAAGTTAGGTGTTTCACCAGACATGTTAGGAAGAATATTCAATGGTACAGGTGTACCAATTGACGGTGGTCCAGAGATCATACCTGACCAGGAACTCGATATCAACGGAAACCCAATGAACCCATCTGCCAGAGAATTTCCTGCAGAGTTCATTGAAACTGGTATCTCAACCATAGATGGAATGAACACGTTAGTACGTGGACAGAAACTGCCTATATTTTCAGGTTCTGGTCTTCCTCACAACGAATTAGCAGCCCAGATCGCAAGACAGGCAAAGGTTGTTGGAGAAGAAACAGAGTTTGCGGTTATATTTGCAGCTATGGGTATTACCCACGAAGAAGCAAATTACTTCATGAGAGATTTCGAAAGAACAGGAGCTCTAGAAAGAGTTACAGTTTTCATGAACCTGGCAGACGACCCTGCAATTGAAAGGATCATCACTCCTAAAATGGCACTGACAACAGCAGAGTACTTCGCATTTGAACTTAACATGCACGTGCTTGTTATACTCACTGACCTTACAAACTACTGTGAAGCACTTCGTGAGATATCTGCAGCTAGGGATGAAGTTCCTGGAAGAAGGGGATACCCTGGTTACATGTACACTGATTTAGCTACAATGTACGAACGTGCAGGTAGGATAGTAGGTAAAGAAGGTTCAATTACCCAGATGCCTATACTTGTTATGCCACAGGACGATATTACACACCCAATTCCTGACCTAACTGGATACATCACAGAGGGACAGATAGTGTTAAGCAGAGATCTTTTCAGGAAAGGTATCTACCCTCCAGTAGATGTTTTACCATCACTTTCCAGATTAATGAGTGGTGGAATCGGTGAAGGTCAAACAAGGGAAGATCACAGTGGTGTTTCAGACCAGCTTTATTCAGCATATGCAGAAGGAAGAGACTTAAGGGATCTGATGGCTGTAGTTGGTGAAGAAGCTTTAACAGAACGTGACAGGAAATTTTTAACCTTTGCAGACGAATTTGAGAAACTGTTCATAACCCAGACCAGTGATGAAGACAGGTCCATCCAGGAAACACTGGACCTTGGTTGGCAGTTACTAGGCCTCTTACCAGAAGCTGAACTCAAACGTGTAAAGGCTGAACACATACCAAAATACCACCCAAATTACAAATAA
- a CDS encoding ATP-grasp domain-containing protein, translating to MENILVVGASTRPVAAALNSAGFNVYSADYFGCEDLLPIVKEYRSILKYESHESTGFFSEKFTHNSLNKVAAEFVDDVDHIVCCSGADPSQFPKNKILGNQEINDVENKYKLYKTLKKRFEGLINIPSTFFVDKLEDANCIVQDNPEKKFLIKPLEGSGGVGITKFTPPLETIDNNGAILQEIVDGQNISTSVISSVDEARTILVNQQLIGNMGLGQLEKYGYCGNITPFTGLDQESIHNLKEISEEIILDLGLIGSNGLDMVLKDDGTPYIIEVNPRLQGSFEVAELSLGINMAQTHINACDGSLIENVKPRCFAIKQIVFAKERSLVGNMNHEGISDLPAKNVIIEKGEPVVTVVNSGMILENTMKTSHELVASVYQNLQPAPEKR from the coding sequence ATGGAAAATATTTTAGTTGTAGGTGCAAGTACCAGACCTGTGGCAGCTGCATTGAATAGTGCAGGATTCAATGTTTACTCCGCTGATTATTTCGGATGTGAAGATCTCCTCCCAATTGTAAAGGAGTACAGATCAATTTTAAAGTATGAGTCCCATGAATCAACAGGTTTTTTTTCTGAAAAGTTTACTCATAACAGTTTAAACAAAGTTGCAGCAGAATTTGTCGATGATGTTGATCATATTGTATGCTGTTCAGGTGCAGATCCAAGCCAATTTCCAAAAAATAAGATTTTAGGAAATCAAGAGATAAATGATGTAGAAAATAAATATAAATTATACAAAACTCTTAAAAAGAGATTTGAAGGATTAATAAACATTCCTTCTACTTTTTTTGTGGATAAGTTGGAGGATGCAAATTGCATTGTGCAGGACAATCCAGAGAAAAAATTTCTCATCAAACCCCTTGAAGGATCTGGTGGAGTTGGCATAACTAAATTTACACCTCCCCTTGAAACCATAGATAATAATGGTGCTATTTTACAGGAAATTGTTGATGGGCAGAATATTAGTACATCTGTAATTTCCAGTGTAGATGAAGCAAGAACAATTCTAGTAAATCAACAATTAATAGGAAATATGGGGTTGGGACAACTCGAAAAATATGGTTACTGTGGGAATATAACTCCGTTCACAGGCTTGGATCAAGAATCCATTCATAACTTGAAGGAAATTTCAGAAGAAATAATCTTGGATCTGGGACTCATTGGATCCAACGGCTTGGACATGGTTCTCAAAGATGATGGTACTCCCTACATAATCGAAGTAAATCCAAGACTTCAGGGTAGCTTTGAAGTTGCTGAATTATCGTTGGGAATAAACATGGCACAAACCCATATCAATGCCTGTGATGGTTCCTTAATTGAAAACGTAAAACCTCGATGTTTTGCAATTAAACAAATTGTTTTCGCAAAGGAAAGGTCCCTGGTAGGGAATATGAATCACGAGGGAATTTCCGATCTCCCTGCTAAAAATGTCATAATTGAGAAGGGAGAACCTGTAGTAACAGTTGTTAATTCAGGGATGATTTTAGAAAACACCATGAAAACTAGCCACGAACTGGTGGCTTCAGTGTATCAAAACCTGCAACCTGCGCCTGAAAAAAGATGA